Proteins encoded in a region of the Carassius auratus strain Wakin chromosome 21, ASM336829v1, whole genome shotgun sequence genome:
- the LOC113038104 gene encoding olfactory receptor 5M3-like, protein MNILNLVDNMSYPLRLTLMMPKESKSYWHIYFTCFLFIYLLILSINIRLVMVIIMQKSLHEPMYIFLCHLSVNGVYGASGFYPKFLSDLLLDSYMISAHMCALQCYVIYSSLLCEFTILTVMSYDRYVAICKPLDYHSKLTKNTCVKLILFSWIVPNFSVIPAILLSNLRPFCKFHIDKLYCDNWSIVKLSCASSFVNNVYGYIVAVIFCCCAVIIIVSYVKLISACKASLENRRKFWQTCLPHILSLINYTFALLFDVMYSRYGSNDISESLRNFLALELVLVPPLFNPLIYGLNIRAVRRVFASCISTRVNI, encoded by the coding sequence ATGAATATCCTTAACTTGGTGGATAACATGTCTTATCCTTTGAGACTGACTCTTATGATGCCCAAAGAATCTAAATCATATTGGCATATATATTTcacttgttttcttttcatttatttgcttATATTATCAATTAACATTCGTCTAGTTATGGTCATTATCATGCAGAAATCTCTTCATGAACCAATGTACATATTCTTGTGTCATCTGTCTGTAAATGGAGTTTATGGAGCTTCAGGTTTTTATCCAAAATTTCTGTCTGATTTATTATTGGATTCATACATGATCTCTGCTCATATGTGTGCTCTGCAATGCTATGTTATTTACAGCTCTTTACTGTGTGAGTTTACCATATTAACAGTGATGTCTTATGATAGGTATGTCGCCATATGCAAACCTTTAGACTATCATTCCAAATTAACTAAAAACACCTGTGTGAAATTAATTCTGTTCTCCTGGATTGTTCCTAACTTCTCTGTGATTCCAGCAATCCTGTTATCAAACCTTAGGccattttgtaaatttcatatCGACAAATTATATTGTGACAACTGGTCAATTGTAAAACTGTCTTGTGCCTCATCTTTTGTTAATAATGTCTATGGATATATTGTTGCTGTTATATTTTGTTGCTGTGCTGTTATCATCATTGTGTCCTATGTTAAACTGATCTCTGCATGTAAAGCATCTTTAGAAAATAGAAGGAAATTCTGGCAAACATGTCTGCCACACATATTATCACTGATCAATTAtacttttgctttgctttttgatGTTATGTATAGCAGATATGGTTCAAATGATATTTCAGAAAGTCTCCGCAATTTTTTGGCTCTAGAACTGGTGTTAGTCCCACCTCTGTTCAATCCTTTAATATATGGACTGAATATTAGAGCAGTGCGTAGAGTTTTTGCCTCATGCATTTCCACAAGAGTGAACATATAG